The Pyrus communis chromosome 2, drPyrComm1.1, whole genome shotgun sequence genome includes a window with the following:
- the LOC137726279 gene encoding histone H3.2 — protein sequence MARTKQTARKSTGGKAPRKQLATKAARKSAPATGGVKKPHRFRPGTVALREIRKYQKSTELLIRKLPFQRLVREIAQDFKTDLRFQSSAVAALQEAAEAYLVGLFEDTNLCAIHAKRVTIMPKDIQLARRIRGERA from the coding sequence ATGGCTCGCACCAAGCAAACAGCCCGCAAGTCCACCGGAGGAAAAGCTCCCCGCAAGCAGCTGGCCACCAAGGCGGCTCGCAAGTCTGCTCCGGCCACCGGCGGAGTGAAGAAGCCCCACCGCTTCAGGCCCGGAACCGTCGCTCTCCGTGAGATTCGTAAGTACCAGAAGAGCACTGAGCTCCTGATCCGAAAGCTCCCATTCCAGCGCCTGGTCCGTGAGATCGCCCAGGACTTCAAGACCGACCTGAGGTTCCAGAGCTCCGCCGTTGCGGCCCTCCAGGAGGCGGCGGAGGCCTACCTCGTCGGGCTTTTTGAGGACACCAACCTTTGCGCCATCCACGCCAAGAGGGTCACCATCATGCCCAAGGATATCCAGCTCGCTAGGCGCATCAGGGGTGAGAGGGCTTAG
- the LOC137725178 gene encoding transcription factor VOZ1-like isoform X1 — MKGSKSTCKSASHKLFKDKAKNRVDDLQGMFTDLQFARKESRSVDAALLEEQVHQMLREWKAELNEPSSASSFQQQGGSLGSFSSDICRLLQLCEEEDDATSPLAAPKPEPNDQNLQVGESLAFHEGFSVNQGQQEHAFPMADQCKSSPSGVRNAVNNSEGANQLDYHQFELHQDFEQSFYPCFHGTALRGEDTLSQASTYLPSIFPPPSAFLGPKCALWDCPRPAQGFDWWLDYCSSFHAALALNEGPPGMGPVLRPGGIGLKDGLLFAALSAKAQGKGVGIPECEGAATAKSPWNAPEFFDLSVLEGEIIREWLFFDKPRRAFESGNRKQRSLPDYNGRGWHESRKQVMNEFGGLKRSYYMDPQPLNHFEWHLYEYEINKCDACALYRLELKLVDGKKNSKSKLTNDSVADLQKQMGRLSAEFPSDNKRTVKGRAKVNAKVSVGNVYYAPNRGATTNGTFDYEMGAPYDYLVDNVNGYYRT; from the exons ATGAAGGGTTCAAAGAGCACTTGCAAGTCCGCTTCTCACAAGCTTTTCAAGGACAAAGCAAAGAACCGTGTGGATGACTTGCAGGGCATGTTCACGGACCTCCAGTTTGCCAGGAAGGAGAGCCGCTCCGTCGATGCTGCACTCCTCGAAGAACAAGTGCATCAGATGCTACGCGAGTGGAAAGCCGAGCTAAATGAGCCCTCCTCGGCTTCTTCTTTTCAGCAGCAG GGTGGCAGTCTTGGTTCGTTTTCTTCAGACATTTGCCGGCTGTTGCAGCTATGTGAAGAGGAAGATGATGCCACTAGTCCATTAGCTGCACCGAAACCCGAGCCTAATGATCAAAACTTGCAAGTTGGAGAAAGTTTGGCCTTTCATGAG GGATTTAGTGTGAATCAAGGGCAACAGGAACATGCCTTCCCGATGGCTGATCAGTGCAAAAGCTCCCCTTCTGGAGTTCGCAATGCTGTTAACAATTCGGAAGGGGCTAATCAATTGGACTATCATCAGTTTGAATTGCATCAAGACTTTGAGCAGAGTTTCTACCCTTGTTTTCATGGCACAGCTTTGAGGGGGGAGGACACATTGTCTCAGGCTTCTACTTATCTCCCGAGTATTTTCCCTCCGCCCTCTGCTTTCTTGGGCCCAAAGTGTGCACTTTGGGATTGCCCTAGGCCTGCTCAAGGGTTTGACTGGTGGCTAGACTACTGCAGTAGCTTTCATGCTGCTTTGGCATTGAATGAAGGACCACCAGGCATGGGGCCAGTCCTTAGACCTGGGGGCATCGGCCTGAAGGATGGCCTACTTTTTGCTGCTCTTAGTGCAAAGGCACAAGGAAAAGGTGTTGGTATCCCTGAGTGCGAGGGAGCTGCTACTGCAAAGTCTCCATGGAATGCACCTG AATTCTTTGATCTTTCGGTTCTTGAGGGTGAGATAATCCGGGAGTGGCTCTTTTTTGACAAGCCTCGAAGAGCTTTTGAGAGCGGTAACAGAAAGCAGAGGTCATTGCCAGATTACAATGGACGAGGTTGGCATGAGTCGAGGAAGCAAGTGATGAATGAGTTTGGAGGGCTGAAGAGGTCTTACTATATGGATCCTCAAccgctaaaccattttgagtggCACCTTTATGAGTACGAGATCAACAAATGTGATGCTTGTGCCTTGTACAGATTGGAGCTGAAACTTGTTGATGGGAAGAAAAATTCCAAGTCCAAACTAACCAACGATTCAGTTGCTGATCTGCAGAAGCAGATGGGAAGGCTTTCTGCGGAGTTCCCCTCCGATAACAAGCGCACTGTCAAGGGCAGGGCCAAAGTTAATGCAAAGGTTAGTGTCGGAAATGTCTACTACGCTCCAAATCGAGGGGCAACAACAAATGGGACATTTGACTACGAGATGGGTGCACCCTACGACTACCTTGTTGACAATGTCAACGGATATTACAGAACCTAA
- the LOC137727069 gene encoding cyclic phosphodiesterase-like, with the protein MGGLRAEYGGPQIGPHIPLAGSLRLTREAALANRSDLCLRAFVTKVDSVVTRVSYCHPVALVFHLPEEVEMETGVDFNLWNPPLPHMSLLYGHLTEEERKKAQEKVYILDESIISLSFLVTHIALYQTNYKDKTLRS; encoded by the exons ATGGGGGGCCTCCGAGCTGAGTATGGCGGTCCCCAGATTGGGCCCCACATCCCCCTTGCGGGTTCGCTCCGGTTGACGCGCGAGGCCGCGCTCGCCAATCGATCTGACCTATGTTTGCGTGCGTTTGTTACTAAAGTCGATTCCGTGGTTACTAGGGTTTCCTATTGCCATCCTGTAGCCCTCGTTTTTCATCTTCCCGAAGAG GTCGAGATGGAAACTGGTGTGGACTTCAATCTGTGGAATC CTCCATTGCCACATATGAGTCTCCTCTATGGGCATCTGacagaagaagagaggaaaaaaGCACAAGAAAAAGTTTATATTCTGGATGAGAGCATTATTAGCTTAAGCTTCCTAGTAACTCACATTGCATTGTACCAAACTAATTACAAAGATAAAACTCTCAGATCTTAG
- the LOC137726844 gene encoding OPA3-like protein, with protein MVLPLLKLGTLAIKTLSKPVAARLKHQAAVHPRFRQLIVSIAQANHRITTRMQRRLYSHATDVEIRPLNEEKAVQAAVDLMGELFVFSVATVALIFEVQRSARSEARKEEARKQELEALKQRDEALSREVELLKEKLEELETLARGRGLSGIISFKRPDTESAKSVKPA; from the exons ATGGTGCTTCCGCTCCTGAAGCTCGGGACTCTGGCCATCAAAACTCTCAGCAAACCCGTCGCCGCCCGACTCAAACATCAAGCCGCAGTGCATCCCAGGTTCCGCCAGTTAATCGTCAGCATCGCACAG GCAAACCATCGAATCACCACGAGGATGCAAAGGCGCCTATACAGTCATGCAACCGATGTTGAGATTCGCCCTTTGAATGAGGAGAAGGCTGTGCAGGCTGCTGTTGACCTTATGGGGGAGCTCTTTGTCTTCTCG gTTGCAACAGTTGCTTTGATATTTGAAGTACAAAGAAGTGCTAGATCAGAAGCAAGAAAGGAGGAAGCACGCAAGCAAGAACTGGAG GCACTCAAGCAAAGAGACGAAGCCTTATCAAGAGAAGTGGAACTTCTTAAGGAAAAACTTGAAGAACTGGAGACGCTTGCCAGGGGACGAGGGCTTAGCGGTATTATCAGTTTCAAGCGACCTGATACAGAATCTGCAAAGTCAGTAAAGCCAGCCTGA
- the LOC137725178 gene encoding transcription factor VOZ1-like isoform X2: protein MKGSKSTCKSASHKLFKDKAKNRVDDLQGMFTDLQFARKESRSVDAALLEEQVHQMLREWKAELNEPSSASSFQQQLCEEEDDATSPLAAPKPEPNDQNLQVGESLAFHEGFSVNQGQQEHAFPMADQCKSSPSGVRNAVNNSEGANQLDYHQFELHQDFEQSFYPCFHGTALRGEDTLSQASTYLPSIFPPPSAFLGPKCALWDCPRPAQGFDWWLDYCSSFHAALALNEGPPGMGPVLRPGGIGLKDGLLFAALSAKAQGKGVGIPECEGAATAKSPWNAPEFFDLSVLEGEIIREWLFFDKPRRAFESGNRKQRSLPDYNGRGWHESRKQVMNEFGGLKRSYYMDPQPLNHFEWHLYEYEINKCDACALYRLELKLVDGKKNSKSKLTNDSVADLQKQMGRLSAEFPSDNKRTVKGRAKVNAKVSVGNVYYAPNRGATTNGTFDYEMGAPYDYLVDNVNGYYRT from the exons ATGAAGGGTTCAAAGAGCACTTGCAAGTCCGCTTCTCACAAGCTTTTCAAGGACAAAGCAAAGAACCGTGTGGATGACTTGCAGGGCATGTTCACGGACCTCCAGTTTGCCAGGAAGGAGAGCCGCTCCGTCGATGCTGCACTCCTCGAAGAACAAGTGCATCAGATGCTACGCGAGTGGAAAGCCGAGCTAAATGAGCCCTCCTCGGCTTCTTCTTTTCAGCAGCAG CTATGTGAAGAGGAAGATGATGCCACTAGTCCATTAGCTGCACCGAAACCCGAGCCTAATGATCAAAACTTGCAAGTTGGAGAAAGTTTGGCCTTTCATGAG GGATTTAGTGTGAATCAAGGGCAACAGGAACATGCCTTCCCGATGGCTGATCAGTGCAAAAGCTCCCCTTCTGGAGTTCGCAATGCTGTTAACAATTCGGAAGGGGCTAATCAATTGGACTATCATCAGTTTGAATTGCATCAAGACTTTGAGCAGAGTTTCTACCCTTGTTTTCATGGCACAGCTTTGAGGGGGGAGGACACATTGTCTCAGGCTTCTACTTATCTCCCGAGTATTTTCCCTCCGCCCTCTGCTTTCTTGGGCCCAAAGTGTGCACTTTGGGATTGCCCTAGGCCTGCTCAAGGGTTTGACTGGTGGCTAGACTACTGCAGTAGCTTTCATGCTGCTTTGGCATTGAATGAAGGACCACCAGGCATGGGGCCAGTCCTTAGACCTGGGGGCATCGGCCTGAAGGATGGCCTACTTTTTGCTGCTCTTAGTGCAAAGGCACAAGGAAAAGGTGTTGGTATCCCTGAGTGCGAGGGAGCTGCTACTGCAAAGTCTCCATGGAATGCACCTG AATTCTTTGATCTTTCGGTTCTTGAGGGTGAGATAATCCGGGAGTGGCTCTTTTTTGACAAGCCTCGAAGAGCTTTTGAGAGCGGTAACAGAAAGCAGAGGTCATTGCCAGATTACAATGGACGAGGTTGGCATGAGTCGAGGAAGCAAGTGATGAATGAGTTTGGAGGGCTGAAGAGGTCTTACTATATGGATCCTCAAccgctaaaccattttgagtggCACCTTTATGAGTACGAGATCAACAAATGTGATGCTTGTGCCTTGTACAGATTGGAGCTGAAACTTGTTGATGGGAAGAAAAATTCCAAGTCCAAACTAACCAACGATTCAGTTGCTGATCTGCAGAAGCAGATGGGAAGGCTTTCTGCGGAGTTCCCCTCCGATAACAAGCGCACTGTCAAGGGCAGGGCCAAAGTTAATGCAAAGGTTAGTGTCGGAAATGTCTACTACGCTCCAAATCGAGGGGCAACAACAAATGGGACATTTGACTACGAGATGGGTGCACCCTACGACTACCTTGTTGACAATGTCAACGGATATTACAGAACCTAA